Proteins encoded by one window of Salvia splendens isolate huo1 chromosome 14, SspV2, whole genome shotgun sequence:
- the LOC121763412 gene encoding organic cation/carnitine transporter 1-like translates to MDEEKHQLVGKQNGVGNKLTVDEVVEEYVGSFGFSQLVQVTLVSIARIFDSHCTLVTIFTDAQPQSWRCIGHGCSGEAAASVCGLKPGTWEWSGGNTSSTIAEWGLVCDRRFLAALPTSVYFLGSLIGSAVFGRLADGCLGRKRAVLASCLLTAATIFLTSFSPNIWVYSLLRFANGFSRAGIGICSLVLSTETIGRKWRGQVGQFGFFFFAAGFLSIPLIAYPTRNCWRTLYRIISILPLLYSIFILMPFVAESPRWLLVRGRSEEALDVLRRYAGMNGRELPPNLCLLKPTSTNETMTSRKGENNASPIERLWNTRWAVRRMTMVMLTGFGIGFVYYGVQLNVENLNFNLYFTVAINAMMEIPAVFIGSVLLAFTNRRMLFSTSAFLTGISCILCMFFSRTGDKRKRGSLPQLMIEATGFMAASTAFDVLYIYCVELFPTNVRNFCVSMLRQSLMLGASISPLLVVFGRSSPSLSFLVFGVLSITSGFLSLWLPETRNSPLYETLEQQEEEEMLGSESLELGKKVQM, encoded by the exons ATGGATGAGGAAAAACACCAACTTGTGGGAAAACAGAATGGAGTAGGGAACAAGCTGACAGTGGATGAGGTGGTGGAGGAATACGTGGGATCGTTCGGATTCTCACAGCTTGTGCAGGTCACCTTGGTGTCCATCGCTCGGATATTTGATTCCCACTGCACCCTTGTCACCATCTTCACTGATGCTCAGCCGCAGTCATGGCGGTGCATTGGCCATGGATGCAGTGGCGAAGCGGCTGCTTCTGTTTGTGGGTTGAAGCCGGGGACTTGGGAATGGAGTGGTGGCAATACAAGCTCCACCATTGCTGAATGGGGGCTGGTGTGTGACCGTAGATTTCTCGCTGCTCTGCCTACTTCGGTTTACTTCCTCGGTTCCCTCATAG GCTCTGCAGTGTTCGGCCGCTTGGCGGATGGATGCTTAGGCCGAAAAAGAGCAGTGCTTGCTTCATGTCTCCTAACCGCTGCTACCATTTTCCTGACTTCCTTCTCCCCGAACATATGGGTTTACTCTCTTCTCCGTTTTGCAAATGGGTTTTCCCGAGCAGGCATCGGGATATGCAGCTTGGTGCTCTCGACAGAGACCATTGGCCGAAAATGGCGCGGCCAAGTTGGCCAGTTTGGATTTTTCTTCTTTGCAGCAGGGTTTCTGTCGATCCCCTTGATTGCTTATCCGACCAGAAATTGTTGGAGAACTTTGTACAGGATAATTTCAATCCTTCCACTTCTTTACTCGATCTTCATACTAATGCCCTTTGTAGCAGAGTCTCCGAGGTGGCTACTTGTGAGGGGAAGAAGCGAAGAAGCTCTTGATGTGTTGAGAAGATATGCAGGAATGAATGGAAGAGAGTTGCCTCCGAATCTGTGTCTCCTGAAGCCAACGTCTACTAATGAGACAATGACTTCGCGCAAAGGAGAAAATAACGCATCGCCTATTGAGAGACTGTGGAATACTAGATGGGCTGTGAGAAGGATGACAATGGTTATGCTCACGGGTTTTGGGATTGGTTTTGTATACTATGGTGTTCAACTCAATGTTGAAAACCTCAACTTCAACCTCTACTTTACTGTTGCCATAAACGCGATGATGGAGATCCCAGCTGTTTTCATAGGCAGTGTGCTGCTCGCCTTTACAAACCGCCGCATGCTCTTCTCCACGTCAGCTTTTTTAACCGGAATTTCCTGCATCCTCTGCATGTTTTTCTCAAGAACAGGAGACAAGAGAAAAAGAGGAAGCTTACCTCAACTGATGATCGAGGCAACTGGTTTCATGGCAGCTTCGACTGCATTCGATGTGCTGTATATCTATTGTGTAGAGCTATTCCCTACAAATGTGAGGAACTTCTGTGTTTCCATGCTGAGGCAGTCATTGATGCTGGGGGCCTCGATTTCTCCTCTGCTGGTTGTGTTTGGGAGATCAAGCCCATCTCTCTCTTTCCTCGTATTCGGGGTGCTGTCCATAACCAGTGGCTTTTTGAGCTTGTGGCTGCCTGAAACCAGAAATTCTCCTCTCTATGAAACTCTGGAGcaacaagaagaggaagaaatgtTAGGATCTGAGTCTTTGGAACTGGGAAAGAAGGTGCAAATGTAA
- the LOC121763411 gene encoding pentatricopeptide repeat-containing protein At4g02750-like: MPERDKVSYASMISIYLKHDEFHKAESLYFEIPEGMRSIVADSAMVDAYAKAGRMNRAKEVFDKMPERNAFSWTSLISGYFELGEVDDAVQLFGRMPDREKNVVTWTSVIAGFARNGLVDEARDAFDRMPLRNAVAWTLMIKAYVEIDRIDEAFSLFRVMPEQNLYAWSIMISGLLNVNRVDEAKELFDSMPWRNAISWTTMVTGLARNGMTELAREYFNQMLNKDVAAWNAMITAYAEEGRMEEARELFNMMSKRDIITWNTMIGGYSKGRHEEEAFRHFDLMLQSGIRPNESSVTNLLTSCGGMMGVVQAHGLIARLGFEMLTPVANALITMYHRSGDVISAQIAFQNLDAKDVVTWTAIIVAYSNHGYGIQALQAFAQMLRLGHSPDVVTFVGVLSACSHAGFVKKGRMLFDSMKRGYGLEPTPEHYSCLVDILGRAGLVKEAVKVVEEMPPDKCDSVVLQSLIGGCRLLGADGVADHIGDELIELDPACSGGYVLLANLYAATGKWDKFAQLRKKMKEREVSKVPGFSQIEVNGKTHVFLVRDGAHPELKEIYKFLDEKLTPEVKDFGYEIAILSAFSTQSNSL, from the coding sequence ATGCCTGAACGGGACAAGGTGTCGTATGCTTCGATGATAAGTATTTATCTTAAGCACGATGAGTTTCACAAGGCTGAGAGTCTCTATTTTGAGATTCCTGAAGGGATGAGGAGCATTGTGGCAGATTCTGCTATGGTGGATGCTTATGCTAAGGCCGGTAGAATGAATCGAGCGAAGgaggtgtttgataaaatgCCTGAGAGAAATGCGTTCTCATGGACAAGTTTGATCTCGGGGTACTTTGAATTAGGGGAAGTTGATGACGCTGTCCAGCTTTTTGGGAGAATGCCtgatagagagaaaaatgtgGTTACTTGGACAAGTGTGATTGCCGGGTTTGCACGAAACGGGCTGGTTGATGAAGCTCGAGATGCTTTTGATCGGATGCCTTTGAGGAATGCCGTGGCGTGGACCTTAATGATCAAAGCATATGTGGAGATTGATCGGATTGATGAAGCGTTTTCACTCTTTCGTGTGATGCCGGAGCAGAATTTGTATGCTTGGAGTATTATGATAAGTGGGCTTTTAAATGTGAATAGAGTTGATGAAGCCAAAGAACTGTTTGATTCAATGCCTTGGAGAAATGCTATTTCTTGGACCACCATGGTCACGGGTCTTGCAAGAAATGGGATGACTGAGTTGGCAAGGGAATACTTCAACCAAATGCTTAACAAGGATGTTGCAGCATGGAATGCAATGATCACAGCCTATGCTGAGGAAGGCCGTATGGAGGAGGCCAGGGAACTTTTCAACATGATGTCTAAAAGAGACATCATCACTTGGAATACAATGATTGGTGGTTATTCCAAGGGCCGCCATGAGGAAGAAGCCTTTCGCCACTTTGATTTGATGCTTCAAAGTGGCATTAGGCCGAATGAGTCGAGTGTTACCAACCTTCTGACTTCGTGTGGAGGTATGATGGGTGTAGTTCAAGCTCACGGGCTCATTGCTCGCCTTGGGTTTGAGATGTTAACTCCAGTGGCTAATGCTTTGATTACGATGTATCATAGAAGCGGTGATGTCATCTCAGCTCAAATTGCTTTCCAAAATCTTGATGCAAAGGATGTTGTCACTTGGACTGCGATCATAGTAGCGTATTCTAATCATGGGTATGGGATACAAGCTTTGCAGGCATTTGCTCAGATGCTACGATTAGGGCACAGCCCGGATGTGGTTACCTTTGTGGGAGTCTTGTCAGCCTGTAGCCATGCTGGTTTTGTCAAAAAAGGTCGAATGCTTTTTGACTCCATGAAGAGAGGTTATGGCTTAGAACCTACACCAGAGCACTACTCCTGCCTCGTTGACATCCTGGGGCGAGCAGGGCTTGTTAAGGAGGCTGTGAAAGTGGTAGAGGAGATGCCTCCTGATAAATGTGATAGTGTAGTTCTTCAGTCCTTGATTGGTGGTTGCAGGTTGCTTGGTGCTGACGGAGTGGCTGATCATATTGGTGACGAACTGATCGAGCTTGATCCAGCCTGCTCGGGTGGATATGTGCTATTGGCTAATCTGTATGCAGCAACTGGGAAATGGGATAAGTTTGCACAgttaaggaagaagatgaaggaaAGAGAAGTCAGTAAAGTTCCCGGTTTCAGTCAAATAGAAGTTAATGGCAAGACTCATGTGTTTTTGGTGCGTGATGGAGCTCATCCTGAACTGAAGGAGATTTACAAGTTTCTTGATGAGAAACTCACCCCCGAGGTGAAAGATTTTGGGTATGAAATCGCTATTTTATCTGCATTCTCTACACAATCGAACTCCTTGTAG
- the LOC121763413 gene encoding uncharacterized protein LOC121763413, with protein MSEAYERVRGGRLAFKSGELATRDKAIDKKKKKKRNKSKLQDDAAAPSEDPSISVVDQATDAADVYTIDPMKKMKYDELFPVETKKFGYDAAKAKAKSVEEALDDRVKKKADRYCK; from the coding sequence ATGTCAGAAGCGTACGAGAGGGTGAGGGGCGGAAGGCTGGCGTTCAAGAGCGGCGAGCTCGCCACCCGCGACAAAGCCATAgacaagaagaaaaaaaagaagaggaacAAGAGCAAGCTCCAAGACGACGCCGCTGCTCCGTCCGAGGATCCGAGCATCAGCGTCGTGGATCAGGCCACGGACGCCGCCGATGTCTACACGATTGACccgatgaagaagatgaagtacgACGAGCTGTTCCCCGTCGAGACGAAGAAATTCGGGTACGACGCCGCCAAGGCCAAGGCGAAATCGGTCGAGGAAGCCCTAGATGATCGGGTGAAGAAGAAGGCCGATCGGTATTGTAAATGA